One Nocardia iowensis DNA window includes the following coding sequences:
- a CDS encoding acyl carrier protein, with amino-acid sequence MNDSLPEDNGRMRSEDEIRSLIRILILELAPAPDRADANGDARLVDDLAFHSLALIEMAFTLEDEFDLEPIDEARARQIATMRDVGDYVVAELAQRGDLADATQVG; translated from the coding sequence GTGAACGACTCACTGCCCGAAGACAACGGACGCATGCGTTCAGAGGACGAGATCCGCTCGCTCATCAGGATTCTCATCCTCGAACTGGCGCCCGCACCCGACCGTGCCGACGCGAACGGCGACGCCCGCCTGGTCGACGACCTGGCATTCCATTCGCTGGCGCTGATCGAGATGGCCTTCACCCTCGAGGACGAGTTCGATCTGGAACCGATCGACGAGGCGAGGGCTCGCCAGATCGCGACGATGCGCGATGTCGGGGACTACGTGGTCGCCGAACTGGCACAGCGCGGCGACCTGGCCGATGCGACGCAGGTCGGCTGA
- a CDS encoding AMP-binding protein produces MAAARSVLDWLENPAEDNGIRFSGPDGTWDFWSYSRLAALTRQFAAGLTQRGIGNGQRVTLIQSSGPHFVASFFGAMLAGAVPSPAAPPLVFGDIAAYADHVNGLVHTARSALVVADAQLVDTIREILADAAAAPPVADFGDVPATEPADRTGRTSARDLALLQFTSGSTGRSRGVEVSHGALASNVAAIHRWLRWTPADATASWLPVHHDMGLIGCLVAPVVMGGDLWLLAPGDFLREPARYLRCFGEFGARLTAMPNFGLEYVTRRVSPDALTDCDFTAWRAVIIGAEHIDPDSLRRFHAALAPFGLSRQALLPAYGLAESTLAVTGVPLDEDWTCAIVDPDALAVGSPLRQVPDGQPIVGCGRPLAGLTVSIVDSDRAELSNGPAELPEGTVGEIVVRGSSVADGYADSRDTRTTTLSAGELRSGDAGFVLDGQLFVLGRLGDSIKIRGTTVFAEDLEAAMAGLGLRAHRCAVLLGMHRQQPTVVAMLEQELSESAIDTLVALLRRRTETARIVLVTAARGAIARTSSGKVRRRQLWNAFVTGQLPGTVLYDTQEPKLATGGRRS; encoded by the coding sequence TTGGCAGCAGCTCGATCGGTACTCGACTGGCTCGAAAACCCGGCCGAAGACAACGGGATCCGGTTTTCCGGTCCGGACGGCACCTGGGATTTCTGGAGTTATTCGCGCCTTGCCGCGCTGACTCGACAATTCGCGGCCGGGCTGACCCAGCGCGGCATCGGTAACGGCCAGCGGGTCACCCTTATTCAGAGTTCCGGCCCGCATTTCGTCGCCTCGTTCTTCGGTGCGATGCTGGCGGGGGCCGTGCCGTCACCGGCGGCGCCGCCGCTGGTCTTCGGCGATATCGCCGCCTACGCCGACCATGTCAACGGCCTCGTACACACGGCGCGTTCGGCTCTCGTGGTGGCCGATGCCCAACTGGTCGACACCATCCGAGAAATCCTGGCCGATGCGGCCGCCGCGCCACCGGTCGCCGATTTCGGCGACGTGCCCGCGACCGAACCAGCCGACCGGACCGGCCGAACGTCAGCGCGCGATTTGGCGCTGCTCCAATTCACCTCCGGCTCCACCGGACGTTCTCGCGGTGTCGAGGTGTCGCACGGGGCGCTGGCGAGCAATGTCGCCGCGATCCATCGGTGGCTGCGCTGGACACCGGCCGATGCCACGGCATCGTGGCTGCCCGTCCATCACGACATGGGCCTGATCGGGTGCCTGGTCGCGCCGGTGGTCATGGGCGGCGATCTGTGGTTGCTCGCACCCGGTGACTTTCTCCGCGAGCCAGCGCGATATCTGCGATGCTTCGGCGAGTTCGGCGCACGGCTGACCGCGATGCCGAATTTCGGACTCGAATACGTGACCCGCCGGGTATCCCCGGATGCCTTGACGGACTGCGACTTCACGGCTTGGCGGGCCGTCATCATCGGCGCCGAGCACATCGATCCGGATTCGTTGCGGCGATTCCACGCGGCGCTGGCTCCGTTCGGGCTCTCCCGCCAGGCGCTATTGCCCGCGTACGGGCTCGCGGAATCGACGCTGGCCGTCACCGGAGTACCGCTGGACGAAGACTGGACCTGCGCCATAGTCGATCCCGATGCGCTCGCGGTCGGATCCCCACTGCGTCAGGTGCCGGACGGGCAGCCGATAGTCGGATGCGGCCGACCACTCGCGGGACTGACCGTCAGCATCGTCGACAGTGATCGGGCAGAACTCTCGAACGGACCAGCCGAATTACCCGAAGGCACCGTCGGCGAGATCGTGGTGCGCGGGTCCTCGGTCGCCGACGGCTACGCCGACAGTCGTGACACCAGGACGACCACCCTCAGCGCTGGCGAGTTGCGTTCCGGCGACGCCGGTTTCGTCCTCGACGGGCAGCTGTTCGTGCTCGGCAGGCTCGGCGACAGCATCAAGATCCGGGGCACCACGGTCTTCGCCGAAGATCTGGAGGCCGCGATGGCGGGCCTGGGCCTGCGCGCACACCGGTGCGCGGTGTTGCTGGGTATGCATCGGCAGCAGCCCACCGTCGTCGCGATGCTCGAACAGGAATTGAGCGAATCCGCGATCGACACTCTGGTCGCGTTGCTGCGGCGGCGCACCGAGACCGCCAGGATCGTGCTCGTCACCGCCGCGCGCGGCGCCATCGCGCGGACATCGAGCGGCAAAGTGCGCCGCCGTCAGTTGTGGAACGCGTTCGTCACCGGGCAGCTGCCGGGGACCGTGCTGTACGACACCCAGGAACCGAAGCTGGCTACAGGAGGCCGACGCTCGTGA
- a CDS encoding condensation domain-containing protein, whose protein sequence is MTIREEPASTGQRLLWFLERYRDRHGALNCPTLCRLRGAVDSAVVDSALSALVERHEALRTTFTGKGRELTQAIGEPIPVRANVVDLSGRSDAASVAFQEVYRELRTPIDATVRPLRAVLWKLGDREAILCLNVHNMLCDLWSSTILLEDFAALLDGRDPEPVDWQFADFAAAERRYLAGPQGRRHREYWEARLAGLQTLELPLKPLEAGVTGKRTSRSRTLGQPVSQQLAQLARDCHTTVFAVLLACFYVLLHRLSGQTDLSVASLFANRSRRETQRTVGQLTNLLVLRSFCAPDDTFTELVGRAHEAVVGAFTHQGMPYHLLRTKASGAGTPVDSVVFQAAAAPIERTITAGDIAIEALVPDVLSRFDLEFAVMPSAHDTAVRVFFTEQRLDPGTADAMLADYAEIAAAVAAAPGRRIRSLG, encoded by the coding sequence ATGACCATTCGCGAAGAACCCGCATCGACCGGACAGCGGCTGCTGTGGTTCCTGGAGCGATATCGGGATCGGCACGGCGCGCTCAACTGTCCGACCCTGTGCCGCCTGCGCGGTGCAGTCGACTCGGCTGTCGTGGATTCCGCATTGTCGGCCCTTGTCGAACGGCACGAAGCGCTGCGGACCACATTCACCGGTAAGGGCCGGGAATTGACCCAGGCCATCGGGGAGCCGATTCCGGTGCGGGCGAATGTCGTTGATCTTTCCGGGCGGTCCGATGCCGCCTCGGTCGCTTTCCAGGAGGTATACCGGGAACTGCGCACGCCGATCGACGCGACCGTGCGCCCGCTGCGCGCGGTGTTGTGGAAATTGGGCGACCGGGAAGCGATTCTCTGCCTCAATGTGCACAATATGTTGTGCGATCTGTGGTCCAGCACAATCCTTTTGGAGGACTTCGCCGCCCTACTCGACGGCCGCGATCCCGAGCCCGTCGACTGGCAGTTCGCGGACTTCGCCGCGGCAGAACGGCGCTACCTGGCCGGTCCGCAAGGCCGCCGCCACCGCGAATACTGGGAGGCTCGCCTCGCCGGGTTGCAGACACTCGAGCTGCCGCTGAAGCCGCTCGAGGCGGGCGTGACCGGAAAGCGGACGAGCCGCAGTCGCACGCTCGGTCAGCCGGTGTCCCAACAGCTCGCGCAGTTGGCGCGGGACTGCCACACCACGGTGTTCGCGGTGCTGCTCGCCTGCTTCTACGTCCTGCTGCACCGCCTCAGTGGACAAACCGACCTGTCGGTTGCTTCCTTGTTCGCCAACCGTTCCCGGCGTGAGACGCAACGTACCGTCGGCCAGCTCACGAACCTGCTTGTGCTGCGTAGCTTTTGCGCGCCGGACGACACGTTCACCGAACTCGTAGGCCGTGCGCACGAGGCGGTCGTCGGCGCGTTCACCCACCAGGGCATGCCCTACCATCTGCTCCGCACCAAGGCCAGCGGGGCGGGGACGCCGGTGGACAGCGTCGTCTTCCAGGCCGCGGCCGCCCCGATCGAGCGGACGATCACCGCGGGTGACATCGCCATCGAGGCGCTGGTTCCCGATGTGCTCAGCCGCTTCGACCTGGAATTCGCGGTGATGCCGTCCGCTCATGACACGGCGGTCCGGGTGTTCTTCACCGAGCAACGACTCGATCCGGGCACCGCCGACGCGATGCTCGCGGACTATGCAGAGATCGCCGCCGCGGTTGCCGCGGCACCGGGACGTCGCATCCGTTCACTCGGTTGA
- a CDS encoding cytochrome P450, translated as MDVDKSGLPPRIEAHTLTMLNDPYPKYAELRQAGALCRGGPAQWLVTRYVDVAALLSDPRLAHQFPEAYHRFSAGDTPIRSFFQRIILGRDRPDHTHLRRLMGQAISPGLVRRLHADITTLVDDLLLNAQAKGTLDLVADIAFPLPVMVVCRLLGISADDQDEVRPHAIDLGKAFAAVVPEQERLAGGRAVTWLRAYIDELLAQRRRRPGDDLLSRMLTAEDDGRRLTHEDIVDNAVFLFFAGFETTTSLIATGSAALLQHPDQLALLRRQPTHIPHAIEEFLRYDAPVQVTARLTKQPIAIAGRTIKPGRVVVLSIGSANHDERQFHNPEQLDVTRDPNPHLSFGGGIHYCLGASLARIEATVLFTGLIERFPTIEPAGAPVRQLGASFRSFARLPVYLSDRAATS; from the coding sequence GTGGACGTCGACAAATCCGGCTTGCCGCCCCGGATAGAGGCGCACACCCTGACGATGCTGAATGACCCGTATCCGAAGTACGCGGAACTGCGGCAGGCCGGGGCGTTGTGCCGGGGCGGGCCCGCGCAGTGGCTGGTCACCAGATACGTGGATGTGGCCGCGCTGCTGTCGGATCCGCGGCTGGCCCACCAATTTCCGGAGGCGTATCACCGGTTTTCGGCCGGGGACACCCCGATTCGATCGTTCTTCCAGCGCATCATCCTCGGCCGGGACCGGCCGGATCACACGCACCTGCGCCGACTGATGGGGCAGGCGATCAGTCCTGGTCTGGTCCGGCGATTGCACGCGGACATCACCACGCTGGTCGACGACCTGCTGCTCAACGCTCAGGCCAAGGGCACTCTGGATCTGGTCGCGGACATCGCTTTTCCGCTTCCGGTCATGGTGGTCTGCCGACTACTCGGCATCTCCGCCGACGACCAGGACGAGGTCCGGCCGCATGCGATCGACCTCGGTAAGGCATTCGCCGCGGTGGTCCCCGAGCAGGAGCGTCTCGCGGGCGGCCGTGCGGTCACCTGGTTGCGGGCCTACATCGACGAACTACTGGCGCAACGCCGTCGCAGGCCCGGCGACGATCTGCTCTCCCGCATGCTCACCGCCGAAGACGACGGACGCCGCCTCACCCACGAAGACATCGTCGACAACGCCGTCTTCCTCTTCTTCGCCGGCTTCGAAACCACCACCAGCCTCATCGCCACCGGCTCCGCCGCACTCCTCCAACACCCCGACCAACTCGCACTACTCCGCCGACAACCCACCCACATACCCCACGCCATCGAAGAATTCCTCCGCTACGACGCACCGGTTCAGGTGACCGCTCGGCTCACCAAACAACCCATCGCGATCGCAGGCCGGACGATCAAACCGGGGCGGGTCGTGGTGTTGTCGATCGGTTCGGCCAACCACGACGAACGGCAGTTTCACAATCCAGAGCAGCTGGACGTCACCCGTGACCCCAACCCGCACTTGTCCTTCGGCGGCGGCATCCACTACTGCCTCGGCGCCAGCCTCGCCCGGATCGAGGCCACGGTCCTGTTCACCGGGCTCATCGAACGATTCCCCACGATCGAACCCGCGGGCGCGCCCGTTCGCCAACTCGGTGCGAGTTTCCGATCGTTCGCCCGGCTGCCGGTCTACCTATCCGATCGTGCCGCGACGTCCTGA
- a CDS encoding acyl-CoA dehydrogenase family protein, which translates to MESSARILENLDSVLPHIAKRAGEAERARQLPDDLFAELTAAGCFRMLVPRSHGGADIGLPDALRVIERVARADGAAGWLVAVLSSAPLIFGLLPDASFDEIYAAGPDVIGAGALAPKGAAVEVADGWRVTGRWPFVSGCRYAEWFYLHCVVFEDGKPLLDTAQRPVMRMMVVPTAAAKVIDTWQSLGLRGTGSHDVRAAATQCPASYSCTVLGEAGVRRQDGLVINDQLGFVIGAVAVGIAAGALAEICELAAVKRPAFSAQGLAQSPVFQDRLGEAQMKLVAAQALLADQARVAVEPSPEPVDRLTLRATGATVTRLAASVVDTAYELAGGSSVFDSSPVQRRFRDIHSVTQHAVTGREFFRTLGAGLAGLEGDAVWR; encoded by the coding sequence ATGGAATCATCAGCCCGGATTCTGGAGAACCTCGACAGCGTGCTGCCGCATATCGCCAAGCGTGCGGGCGAAGCCGAACGCGCGCGCCAACTTCCGGACGATCTGTTCGCCGAGCTGACCGCCGCCGGGTGCTTCCGGATGCTCGTGCCACGCTCGCACGGCGGAGCCGATATCGGCCTGCCGGACGCACTGCGTGTCATCGAGCGGGTCGCGCGGGCGGACGGCGCTGCCGGGTGGCTGGTCGCCGTGCTGAGTTCGGCGCCGCTGATCTTCGGCCTGCTGCCGGACGCGTCATTCGACGAGATCTACGCTGCCGGACCGGATGTCATCGGCGCGGGAGCGCTCGCCCCGAAGGGTGCCGCGGTCGAGGTGGCCGACGGCTGGCGGGTGACCGGACGGTGGCCGTTCGTCAGCGGGTGCCGCTACGCCGAGTGGTTCTACCTGCACTGCGTCGTCTTCGAAGACGGCAAGCCGCTATTGGATACCGCGCAACGTCCGGTGATGCGCATGATGGTGGTGCCGACTGCCGCGGCCAAGGTGATCGACACATGGCAGTCCTTGGGCTTGCGTGGCACCGGCAGCCACGACGTCCGGGCCGCCGCGACACAATGTCCGGCGTCGTACAGTTGCACGGTCCTCGGCGAGGCGGGGGTGCGCCGCCAGGACGGGCTCGTCATCAACGACCAGCTCGGCTTCGTCATCGGTGCGGTCGCGGTGGGTATCGCGGCGGGTGCGCTGGCCGAAATCTGCGAGCTGGCCGCGGTGAAACGACCCGCGTTCAGCGCGCAGGGACTGGCACAGTCACCGGTGTTCCAGGACCGGCTCGGGGAAGCGCAGATGAAACTCGTTGCGGCACAGGCTTTACTGGCCGACCAGGCGCGAGTCGCGGTCGAGCCGAGCCCCGAACCGGTCGACCGGCTCACCTTGCGGGCGACCGGTGCGACGGTGACCCGGCTGGCGGCGAGCGTGGTCGACACCGCCTACGAACTCGCCGGTGGCTCTTCGGTTTTCGACAGTTCACCGGTGCAGAGGCGGTTTCGGGACATCCACAGCGTGACCCAGCATGCGGTGACCGGGCGTGAGTTCTTCCGCACCCTCGGTGCGGGGCTGGCCGGGCTGGAAGGCGATGCGGTGTGGCGCTGA
- a CDS encoding LLM class flavin-dependent oxidoreductase — MTLRLHWFIPSHGDGRNIARPAGGGTTTAADVRREPDIDYLAQVAMAADRLGFTGALVPSGLFCEDPWLVAAALSGQTTRLQFMVAFRPGLLSPLTAAQMATTCQRLSGGRLLLNVVMGGDEDEQHRYGDWLGHDERYERAGEFLTVMRGAREHPPFHFEGKHYRVAAATLTRPWPSAPPVFLGGSSDAARTTAARHADVYLAWGETPPQISRMFDQARECAAREGRSIQLGTRFHVISRDTAELAWAEADRILRGMDPVRVREAQRRFERSQSEGQRRMALLHNGASGQSAASLEIYPNMWAGYSLVRPGAGVALVGSHEEVADRITELHALGADHLILSGQPHLEEAYTFGEGVLPLLRRAGLLDPPDRADAAVPLTISAR; from the coding sequence ATGACGCTGCGACTCCACTGGTTCATTCCCTCGCACGGCGACGGCCGCAATATCGCGCGCCCGGCCGGTGGTGGAACCACGACCGCCGCCGACGTCCGCCGCGAGCCGGACATCGACTATCTCGCCCAGGTCGCCATGGCCGCCGACCGGCTCGGCTTCACCGGAGCGCTGGTGCCGTCCGGGCTGTTCTGCGAAGACCCGTGGCTGGTCGCCGCGGCGCTGAGCGGGCAGACGACCCGGCTCCAGTTCATGGTCGCCTTCCGGCCCGGCCTGCTGTCGCCGCTGACGGCCGCGCAGATGGCCACCACCTGTCAGCGGTTGTCGGGTGGGCGCCTGCTGCTCAATGTGGTGATGGGCGGCGACGAAGACGAGCAGCACCGGTACGGCGATTGGCTCGGTCACGACGAACGCTACGAGCGGGCAGGCGAATTCCTCACCGTCATGCGCGGCGCGCGCGAACATCCCCCGTTCCATTTCGAGGGGAAGCACTACCGCGTTGCCGCGGCAACGCTGACCCGTCCCTGGCCCAGCGCGCCGCCGGTGTTCTTGGGCGGTTCCTCCGACGCGGCGCGGACGACCGCGGCGCGACATGCCGACGTTTACCTCGCCTGGGGTGAGACGCCGCCGCAGATATCGCGAATGTTCGATCAGGCACGCGAATGTGCCGCGCGGGAAGGCAGATCCATCCAGCTCGGCACCCGCTTCCATGTGATCAGCCGGGACACCGCCGAACTGGCGTGGGCGGAGGCCGATCGCATCCTGCGCGGCATGGATCCGGTCCGGGTGCGCGAGGCGCAGCGCCGCTTCGAACGCTCACAATCCGAGGGGCAGCGCCGAATGGCGTTGCTGCACAACGGCGCATCTGGCCAATCGGCCGCTTCGCTGGAGATCTACCCGAACATGTGGGCAGGCTACAGTCTGGTCCGGCCGGGTGCCGGTGTCGCGCTGGTCGGCAGCCACGAGGAGGTCGCCGACCGCATTACCGAATTACACGCACTCGGCGCCGATCATCTGATCCTGTCCGGCCAGCCACATCTGGAGGAGGCGTACACGTTCGGTGAGGGTGTGCTGCCGTTGCTCCGGCGCGCGGGCCTGCTCGACCCGCCGGACCGGGCCGATGCCGCTGTCCCGCTGACTATTTCGGCACGATGA